DNA from bacterium:
GGCGCGTTTTTCTCTATAAAGTATATAAGCTTTAGCTGTTCTTGCGTGCCCTGTTTTTATAAGAACTCTTTCGACTATATCTTGAATATCTTCTACCGAAGGGGTATCTTTTTTATACTCTTTTACAAGATACAACCTAACAACTTCTGCTAAATCTTCAGCAAGATATTTATCTTCTCCGCCAAGACTTTGAGCTGCTTTAAATATAGCGTTGGAAATCTTATCTTTGTCAAAAGGGACAATTCTACCATCTCTTTTTTGTACGAAACTTACTTTTTTTTCCATTAAGGTTTCTCTTATTGTTGACCCAATTGTTGAAAACTGGTTTTTGCAATTGAATGTGTTTGTGGTTAAGTAAACTGTTTGTAAGTTAAATGTTAGCCCAGAGTTTTTCGAGGTTATAAAGAGTTCTTGTTTCAGGGTAAAAAATATGGATAATGATTTCTGCATAATCTATTAATATCCATTTACCTTCATCGAATCCTTCCACAGAAATACTCTTTTCTTTGATATTTTTCAATATAGTTTCAGCAAGAGTTTGTGTGTGTGTTGTTGAATTTCCCGAAACAATAATAAAATAGTCTGATATCCAGGTCTGGTCTCCAACGTATAAAACTTTAATATCTTCGCCTTTCTTTGATTCCAGTATATCAACAATCTTTTTAATTTTCTTATCGATAGTTCTTCTCCTTTATTTAAAACGTGTTCCGTTTATCTTTAACTTTGCTTCTGGTATAATATATTATAGAAAAATAGGCTTTTTGAACCTTATAAGTTTATTTTACTCTTTTGTGGCACAAATTTAAAGGTTCAGCTTTTTTATTGATATATATTAGATATATAATATAATTGTTATACAGTGGTAAAGTTTTTAAGCGGAGCCCAATTAACTTATATTAGTAGTCAAGTGGATATCGTTCTTATTGTTTAAGATAAGGGTGTTTATACGAAGTTAGAATTCACTTGTTATAATAATTTGTAAAAGTAGTTAGGAGGATTATTAAAATGTTTGATAGAATAAAGAAAAGAAATGGAGAAGTGGTTAAGTTTGATGCAAATAAAATATCGGCTGCTATCCATAAAGCAGGTCTTGCAACAGGAGAATTTGAGCTTGATATAGCTAAAAAACTTGCGTTGAGGGTGCTTGATTTGGCAATAGATATTATTGGAGACAAGATTCCTTCAGTTGAAGAAATACAGGATATCGTGGAAGATGTCCTTATTACATCTCCTTATAAAAAAACAGCAAAAGCTTATATTATTTATAGAGACCAACATACCAAATTAAGAGAAATCACCACAAAAGCTAATCTTGATTTGGTAAACCAGTATTTAAACAAAAAAGATTGGCGGGTTAACGAAAATAGTAATATGAGTTTTTCTTTGCAGGGGCTAAACAATTATGTTGCTTCTGAGATTACTAAAACTTATTGGCTTAACAGTATATTTCCTCCAGAAATAAGGTTGTCCTACATAAATGGTGATATACACGTTCACGATATGGGGTGTTTGTCTGTATATTGTGTTGGGTGGGATTTGCAGGACCTTCTTACGGTTGGTTTTAAGGGAGCGGTAGGGAAAGTTGAGAGTAAACCTGCAAGACATTTTAGGACAGCGTTAGGGCAGATTGTCAACTTTTTCTATACCTTACAGGGAGAAGCAGCAGGAGCTCAAGCTTTTTCCAATTTTGATACCCTTCTTGCTCCTTTTATAAAATATGATGGGCTGGGATACAGAGAAGTAAAACAGGCGCTTCAAGAATTTCTGTTTAATATCAATGTACCAACAAGGGTTGGTTTTCAAACTCCTTTTACAAATCTTACTATGGACCTTACCGTCCCTGCAATTTATAAAGACCAACAGGTTGTTGTAGGTGGTGAAATTAAGGATGCAACTTATAAAGAGTTTCAGAAAGAGATGGATATGCTCAACAAAGCTTTTTTTGAAGTAATGCTTGAAGGAGATGCAAAAGGGCGAGTCTTTACTTTTCCTATACCAACATACAACATTACCAAAGATTTTGATTGGGATAACGAAAATATGGACCTTCTCTGGCAAGTTACAGCGAAGTACGGGATACCCTATTTTAGCAATTTTATAAATTCTGATATGAAACCCGACGATGTAAGGAGTATGTGTTGTAGATTAAGACTTGATACTGTGGAACTAAGAAAAAGGGGCGGAGGTCTTTTTGGA
Protein-coding regions in this window:
- the rsfS gene encoding ribosome silencing factor encodes the protein MKVLYVGDQTWISDYFIIVSGNSTTHTQTLAETILKNIKEKSISVEGFDEGKWILIDYAEIIIHIFYPETRTLYNLEKLWANI
- a CDS encoding ribonucleoside triphosphate reductase, whose translation is MFDRIKKRNGEVVKFDANKISAAIHKAGLATGEFELDIAKKLALRVLDLAIDIIGDKIPSVEEIQDIVEDVLITSPYKKTAKAYIIYRDQHTKLREITTKANLDLVNQYLNKKDWRVNENSNMSFSLQGLNNYVASEITKTYWLNSIFPPEIRLSYINGDIHVHDMGCLSVYCVGWDLQDLLTVGFKGAVGKVESKPARHFRTALGQIVNFFYTLQGEAAGAQAFSNFDTLLAPFIKYDGLGYREVKQALQEFLFNINVPTRVGFQTPFTNLTMDLTVPAIYKDQQVVVGGEIKDATYKEFQKEMDMLNKAFFEVMLEGDAKGRVFTFPIPTYNITKDFDWDNENMDLLWQVTAKYGIPYFSNFINSDMKPDDVRSMCCRLRLDTVELRKRGGGLFGANPLTGSIGVVTINLPRISYTVNNKEEFLQKLAHLMEISKESLEIKRKIIEKLTEDDLYPYSKFYLRNVKERFGKYWMNHFSTIGIIGMNEACLNLFGEDIGTEKGLRFAVDVMQYMRKRLIEFQEETGNFYNLEATPAEGTSYRLAKTDKTKFPEIICANEEEFQNGAEPFYTNSTHLPVNYTDDIFESLELQDEMQSMYTGGTVIHLYTGETISSTDGVKKLVKTICEKFKLPYFTITPTFSVCPEHGYIKGEMHVCDKCRKETEIYSRVVGYLRPVNQWNKGKTAEFKLRKNYILK